Proteins found in one Orcinus orca chromosome 11, mOrcOrc1.1, whole genome shotgun sequence genomic segment:
- the TAMALIN gene encoding protein TAMALIN isoform X2: MVTFVCRVHESSPAQLAGLTPGDTIASVNGLNVEGIRHREIVDIIKASGNVLRLETLYGTSIRKAELEARLQYLKQTLYEKWGEYRSLMVQEQRLVHGLVVKDPSIYDTLESVRSSLYGAGLLPGSLPFGPLLAAPGGSRGGARRAGGDADDAVYHTCFFGGAEPPEPPPPPPPARAPGLGPADAPTPGPRAVLSRSASVRCAGPGGGGGGGVGAPSALWTEAREQALCGPGLRKTKYRSFRRRLLKFIPGLNRSLEEEESQL, translated from the exons ATGGTGACCTTTGTCTGCCGGGTTCATGAGTCCAGCCCTGCCCAGCTGGCTGGGCTCACACCAG GGGACACCATCGCTAGTGTCAACGGCCTGAACGTGGAAGGCATCCGGCATCGGGAAATTGTTGACATCATTAAGGCGTCTGGCAACGTTCTCAG ACTGGAAACTCTGTACGGGACATCAATTCGGAAGGCGGAACTGGAGGCTCGTCTGCAGTACCTGAAG CAAACCCTGTATGAGAAGTGGGGAGAATACAGGTCCCTAATGGTGCAGGAGCAGCGGCTGGTGCACG GCCTCGTGGTGAAGGACCCGAGCATCTATGACACGCTGGAGTCCGTGCGCTCCAGCCTGTACGGTGCGGGCCTGCTCCCGGGCTCACTGCCCTTCGGGCCTCTGCTGGCCGCCCCCGGGGGCTCCCGCGGCGGCGCGCGGCGGGCCGGGGGCGACGCGGACGACGCCGTCTACCACACGTGCTTCTTCGGGGGCGCTGAACCGCCTgagcccccgccgcccccgccccccgcgcgcGCGCCCGGCCTGGGCCCCGCCGACGCTCCGACCCCAGGGCCCCGGGCGGTGCTGAGCCGCAGCGCCAGCGTGCGGTGCGCGGGccccgggggcggcggcggcggcggcgtgggCGCGCCGAGCGCTCTCTGGACTGAGGCCCGCGAGCAGGCCCTGTGCGGCCCCGGCCTGCGCAAAACCAAGTACCGCAGCTTCCGCCGGCGGCTGCTCAAGTTCATCCCCGGACTCAACCgctccctggaggaggaggagagccaGCTgtag
- the TAMALIN gene encoding protein TAMALIN isoform X1, protein MTLRRLRKLQQKEEAAATPDPAAPAPDSEAAPAPPTPTPASGPPAAAACPGTPGDELYAALEDYHPAELYRALAVSGGTLPRRKGSGLRWKNLSQSPEQQRKVLTLEKEENQTFGFEIQTYGLHHREEQRVEMVTFVCRVHESSPAQLAGLTPGDTIASVNGLNVEGIRHREIVDIIKASGNVLRLETLYGTSIRKAELEARLQYLKQTLYEKWGEYRSLMVQEQRLVHGLVVKDPSIYDTLESVRSSLYGAGLLPGSLPFGPLLAAPGGSRGGARRAGGDADDAVYHTCFFGGAEPPEPPPPPPPARAPGLGPADAPTPGPRAVLSRSASVRCAGPGGGGGGGVGAPSALWTEAREQALCGPGLRKTKYRSFRRRLLKFIPGLNRSLEEEESQL, encoded by the exons ATGACCCTCCGCCGACTCAGGAAGCTGCAGCAGAAAGAGGAGGCGGCGGCCACCCCAGACCCCGCTGCCCCGGCCCCGGACTCGGAAGCTGCTCCAGCCCCTCCGACCCCGACCCCGGCCTCGGGCCCCCCTGCCGCAGCCGCCTGCCCTGGGACCCCCGGGGACGAGCTGTACGCGGCGCTGGAGGACTATCACCCGGCCGAGCTGTATCGCGCGCTCGCCGTGTCCGGGGGTACCCTGCCCCGCCGAAAG GGCTCGGGACTGCGCTGGAAGAACCTCAGCCAGAGTCCCGAACAGCAGCG GAAAGTGCTGACTTTGGAGAAGGAGGAGAACCAGACCTTCGGCTTTGAGATCCAG ACTTATGGCCTTCACCACCGGGAGGAGCAGCGCGTGGAGATGGTGACCTTTGTCTGCCGGGTTCATGAGTCCAGCCCTGCCCAGCTGGCTGGGCTCACACCAG GGGACACCATCGCTAGTGTCAACGGCCTGAACGTGGAAGGCATCCGGCATCGGGAAATTGTTGACATCATTAAGGCGTCTGGCAACGTTCTCAG ACTGGAAACTCTGTACGGGACATCAATTCGGAAGGCGGAACTGGAGGCTCGTCTGCAGTACCTGAAG CAAACCCTGTATGAGAAGTGGGGAGAATACAGGTCCCTAATGGTGCAGGAGCAGCGGCTGGTGCACG GCCTCGTGGTGAAGGACCCGAGCATCTATGACACGCTGGAGTCCGTGCGCTCCAGCCTGTACGGTGCGGGCCTGCTCCCGGGCTCACTGCCCTTCGGGCCTCTGCTGGCCGCCCCCGGGGGCTCCCGCGGCGGCGCGCGGCGGGCCGGGGGCGACGCGGACGACGCCGTCTACCACACGTGCTTCTTCGGGGGCGCTGAACCGCCTgagcccccgccgcccccgccccccgcgcgcGCGCCCGGCCTGGGCCCCGCCGACGCTCCGACCCCAGGGCCCCGGGCGGTGCTGAGCCGCAGCGCCAGCGTGCGGTGCGCGGGccccgggggcggcggcggcggcggcgtgggCGCGCCGAGCGCTCTCTGGACTGAGGCCCGCGAGCAGGCCCTGTGCGGCCCCGGCCTGCGCAAAACCAAGTACCGCAGCTTCCGCCGGCGGCTGCTCAAGTTCATCCCCGGACTCAACCgctccctggaggaggaggagagccaGCTgtag